In Plectropomus leopardus isolate mb unplaced genomic scaffold, YSFRI_Pleo_2.0 unplaced_scaffold23320, whole genome shotgun sequence, the sequence GTCCTGTTGTTCCGTTTAGCCACCTTTTAGcgaccgccttttttaagacccAAGGCCTAAAAGTTTACGAGTGTGGTAAACTAAATGTCATAGAACAACATGTGAGAGCTAAttcattcctgcaccactcaACAGACACACAATATAGTTACAATataacacaacaacacatataGTTATTATGTTTAGCGTTCCCTGCAAGCTACTTCAGGCATATGACTCAAGCTTCATTGATTCATGCACACGTCATCCCTCACTCTCCATTATTACtattaaagctgcaaaaactTCCCTGCTCTCCACCTGCCTCgtcaatgctgctgctgctccgcATCAGTATTGCTGCCTGGTCTGTCAGCCAAACCTCCACCCCAGCATCCACCTCCAGGCTCCAGCTATTGGCATCAACAGGGTGAAAAGGCTGCTTTGTCTCTCACATCTTGGCAGCAGATTTATCAGGCTGAGGCCCGTGCCACTTCTCCCCTGCAACAGAACAAAATTAGACTGGTTAGGAACCTCAGATAGTTTCCGCTTGAGTTGCTAATGAGATGCTGAACTTTGcacaaaccacagaaacaaaaatagaaaagcgGTTTGTGCTGTTGACAGCAGTTTCTCTCTACCCTATAATAAAAACTGTTGataccaaatgtatttttattctttgtgtTGTAACTTTCACATTATGTGTGTTCGAGAATGATGCACAGTACACGTTTTCTCACCAATGCAGTGGGCCATGAGCTCAAATCTGTCCGATCCAAAAAACATCTCTGGCTTTCCGTTGACGTGACACACCAACATGGGGAAGCCAAATGACTGAGAAGACACAACAGGGGAGATTTCGGTCATTACATCGTAATGTCATGTCTCATCTGAATCTTCAACTGTAGGAGGACTGACCCCATAATCAAGAGCATCCTGTGTGGTACtcttcagtttgtctttgatCTCCTTTGAGGTGGACAGCTTCAGCGCCTCTTTAATGTCCCTTTCAGACAGTCCTGCCTTCATTGCTGCCttcaaaaaaagtgatattatggaaaataataaaatgatcatttattttaaaagaacttTCAACCACAACCAGGCCGGATATGTTTATACCTCAGTTAAGGATGCAGGTTCAGTGATGTCTTTGTCCTCAGTCCAGATCCTTCTGCAGAGCTCCCGGGACACCTGCTCCACCTGCTTGTCTCCACCCTGCTCCCTCTCCTGTACTGCTGTCACAAATCGCATTGCAGACAAGGAgcctaaaaaagaaaacagcagaagaCCTGAAACTCTCTGCATTAACTCTTTCTTCACCCTCTGTGAAGAAAGGGTATTGTCAATGTCTCGTGTAAAGGCAGACCGACAAACTTAATTTAGCTATGATCCTGCCTGTATGTAACATACCTTTTatgaaaatgacctcaaagggGTCAGATGGCTCTTGCATGGGAACGCCAAAGTACTCCGACAAGCGCTGTAGATCCTTTATCAtgtatttgaatttgtttgGAACCAGATCAGGGGACTTGTTACctgtcataaaaatataattattgtaTGAAATATAACAGTAGTGACAGTGTCCACACAGATATGAGTCAAAGTCCTGAATTCAAAATATTACTAAAGAGtatcaaatagttttttttttttttttttaccaattacTTCAATATTGTACAGTTGACTACTGgtttcacaaaaatacataGGCTTTACAAGATGTTTGATAAATAGtcattaataatataaatgtaatgactaagtgggtaaaggcaa encodes:
- the LOC121966159 gene encoding glutathione S-transferase kappa 1-like; translation: MTGNKSPDLVPNKFKYMIKDLQRLSEYFGVPMQEPSDPFEVIFIKGSLSAMRFVTAVQEREQGGDKQVEQVSRELCRRIWTEDKDITEPASLTEAAMKAGLSERDIKEALKLSTSKEIKDKLKSTTQDALDYGSFGFPMLVCHVNGKPEMFFGSDRFELMAHCIGEKWHGPQPDKSAAKM